A single window of Zea mays cultivar B73 chromosome 10, Zm-B73-REFERENCE-NAM-5.0, whole genome shotgun sequence DNA harbors:
- the LOC100283178 gene encoding polyphenol oxidase II — MDSTNVASAAPRPRAPCSLQAALVRRAAVVRTTTKNATTRPRSLRLSCKAGDDDDGVDRRDVLLGLMAGAGAAAAGIASNNTHGSSSALAAPVQAPDLQACRTPDVPATAADPSCCMTYRAGLAPPAIIDFQPPRASSSSSSPLRVRPAAHLVDSAYVAKYERAVALMRELPDDDPRSFAQQAHVHCAYCNGAYGQAGFPDLDLQIHNCWLFFPWHRLYVYFHERILGKLIGDDSFALPFWNWDAPGGMTLPAIYSSASSPLYDERRNTAHQPPSFLGLDFSDTDPDDMPRDLQVDQNLKVMYRQMISGAKRRELFMGQPYRAGDAADPGAGTVENVPHGPLHVWVGDPTQPNGEDMGNFYSAARDPVFFAHHGNIDRLWHVWRGLSPRNTDFADADWLDASFHFYDEEARLVRARVRDCLDPAALRYAYQDVGLPWLDARPARTAGAGAPAPATDGVVFPARLDRTVRVAVARPRVSRSQEEKDEEEEVLVVDGIQVADHLRYVKFDVFVNQCAGGDASTAAAECAGSFVLTPHVIQQKEEGGGGSPVKTAARFGITDLLDDIGADGDVTIVVSLVPRCAGDVVTVDGVSVTYVK; from the exons ATGGACAGCACCAACGTGGCAAGTGCAGCGCCACGGCCTCGAGCGCCATGCAGCCTCCAAGCCGCACTCGTACGCAGAGCCGCCGTTGTCCGCACCACCACCAAGAACGCGACGACGAGACCACGGTCGCTGCGCCTCTCCTGCAAggcgggcgacgacgacgacggcgtcgACCGCCGCGACGTGCTCCTCGGCCTGATGGCCGGcgccggagcggcggctgccgggaTCGCGAGTAATAATACGCACGGCAGCAGCAGCGCGCTCGCGGCGCCCGTCCAGGCCCCGGACCTCCAGGCGTGCCGGACGCCTGACGTCCCCGCGACGGCAGCGGACCCCAGCTGCTGCATGACGTACCGCGCCGGCCTGGCGCCGCCGGCCATTATCGACTTCCAGCCGCCGcgcgcgtcgtcgtcgtcgtcctcgccgcTCCGCGTGCGCCCCGCGGCGCACCTGGTGGACAGCGCGTACGTGGCCAAGTACGAGAGGGCCGTGGCGCTCATGAGGGAGCTTCCGGACGATGACCCGCGCAGCTTTGCGCAGCAGGCGCACGTGCACTGCGCCTACTGTAACGGCGCGTACGGCCAGGCCGGGTTCCCGGACCTGGACTTGCAGATCCACAACTGCTGGCTCTTCTTCCCGTGGCACAG GCTTTACGTGTACTTCCATGAGAGGATCCTCGGCAAGCTCATCGGCGACGACTCCTTCGCGCTGCCGTTCTGGAACTGGGACGCGCCAGGCGGCATGACACTGCCGGCGATCTATAGCAGCGCGTCTTCACCGTTGTACGACGAGAGACGCAACACGGCGCACCAGCCACCGTCGTTTCTCGGCCTCGACTTCAGTGACACCGACCCCGACGACATGCCAAGGGATCTGCAGGTCGACCAGAATCTCAAGGTCATGTACCGCCAG ATGATCTCTGGCGCCAAGAGGAGGGAGCTGTTCATGGGGCAGCCGTACCGCGCGGGCGACGCGGCGGACCCGGGCGCCGGCACCGTCGAGAACGTGCCGCACGGGCCGCTCCACGTGTGGGTGGGCGACCCGACGCAGCCCAACGGCGAGGACATGGGCAACTTCTACTCCGCGGCGCGCGACCCGGTGTTCTTCGCGCACCACGGCAACATCGACCGGCTGTGGCACGTGTGGCGCGGCCTGAGCCCCCGCAACACCGACTTCGCCGACGCCGACTGGCTGGACGCCAGCTTCCACTTCTACGACGAGGAGGCCCGGCTCGTGCGCGCCCGCGTCCGCGACTGCCTCGACCCGGCCGCGCTGCGCTACGCGTACCAGGACGTCGGGCTGCCGTGGCTGGACGCCAGGCCGGCCAGgacggcgggggcgggggcgccgGCGCCCGCCACGGACGGCGTGGTGTTCCCGGCGAGGCTGGACAGGACCGTGAGGGTGGCCGTGGCGCGGCCCAGGGTCTCACGGAGCCAGGAGGAGAaggacgaggaggaggaggtgctGGTCGTCGACGGCATCCAGGTCGCGGATCACCTGAGGTACGTGAAGTTCGACGTGTTCGTGAACCAGTGCGCGGGCGGGGACGCCAGCACGGCGGCGGCCGAGTGCGCGGGGAGCTTCGTGCTCACGCCGCACGTGATCCAGCAGAAGGAGGAAGGAGGAGGAGGCTCGCCGGTCAAGACGGCGGCGAGGTTTGGCATCACCGACTTGCTGGACGATATCGGAGCTGACGGGGACGTTACGATCGTGGTGTCGCTCGTTCCGAGGTGCGCCGGCGACGTGGTCACCGTGGACGGCGTCAGTGTCACGTACGTTAAGTGA